From Candidatus Dadabacteria bacterium, the proteins below share one genomic window:
- a CDS encoding DUF4186 domain-containing protein, with protein sequence MYRAKNGEKERLENVFRRLNGSRFRSGVRLNAKETSYLRQKGLPEVLSHGRDFLEKRLAPALPPNDGKQTPWGGHPVFRAQHATATCCRSCLLKWHGIPKKRKLTEQEIDYILLVIEMWLSAQSGPQE encoded by the coding sequence ATGTATAGAGCGAAAAACGGCGAAAAGGAACGGCTGGAGAATGTTTTCAGAAGACTAAACGGATCCCGGTTCCGTTCTGGGGTCAGGCTGAATGCCAAGGAGACATCTTATCTCAGGCAAAAAGGGCTCCCCGAAGTGCTTTCGCACGGAAGGGATTTTCTTGAAAAAAGGCTTGCCCCCGCTTTGCCCCCTAACGACGGGAAGCAGACTCCATGGGGCGGACATCCCGTGTTTCGCGCCCAGCATGCCACAGCCACATGTTGTCGGAGCTGCCTACTAAAGTGGCACGGCATCCCTAAGAAAAGGAAGCTTACGGAACAGGAAATTGATTATATTCTCCTGGTAATTGAGATGTGGCTTTCGGCTCAGAGCGGTCCGCAGGAGTGA
- a CDS encoding helicase, whose protein sequence is MIESYFTPEAVEFIREAITEAYGNEVFFVGKVNENSLVCDLKVLARGNRQAVPAILDAAKTGNVVVHNHPSGNLEPSPQDVAVASAFGNKGVGFYIVDSEVEKVYVVVEPFVPGETVRVDNESAREYLLPAGPVSRVLGEKYEHRDEQLEVLSNVIDAFNDEHLSMIEAGTGTGKTLSYLIPSILWSISNSERVLVSTNTINLQEQLINKDLPLLRDLFPRKFDYALVKGMRNYFCLLRGEAVGQDLFDFIDDGERGSMKDVLEWAKTTSDGSLSDLAFTPPDDVWDRVSAESESCPGTKCPHYSSCFFFKSRRELSRASVLVANHHMLFSDIAIKGTAGPDSDFGIIPRYAKVVFDEAHNIAEAATSHFSLKLSKHGIAKTLSKLRSRKNRDKGLVSYISHLAQKEKDSTLREVFERSGGGLARAVERIEAVSEEVFNSLYGFGVELSGETAISLRLTEEVMRHEKWPAVEERFGALEKSLFSLENEIAHLLRVVEGSPHADSHIKLTAELGGIAKRSLAFREAIGRFFGEQDESYIRWFEGNRRRAAIFCSINLSPLDVSKELSEKLYSKTKTVVMTSASLAVDKNFDFQRKNIGLSDNERFRGLIVDSPFDFRTQSLLLVPSDMPEPGREDYEDSLAQILSGSISVTNGNALVLFTSYSSLNRVYEKTGKILESIGTVPVSLFKQGEMPRGLLLEKFKTLGNSVLFATDSFWEGVDIPGDSLKMVVICRLPFKVPTDPVTEAKIEYMEKQDMDSFREYILPHAVLRFKQGFGRLIRTKTDRGVVMVLDRRIVSKYYGKFFINSVAGSGFFCAKTEQILGRMRDFFSEEREH, encoded by the coding sequence ATGATTGAAAGCTACTTTACTCCCGAAGCTGTAGAGTTTATCAGGGAGGCAATAACAGAGGCCTATGGAAACGAGGTTTTTTTCGTCGGCAAGGTAAATGAAAACTCTCTGGTTTGTGATCTAAAAGTCCTTGCACGCGGCAACCGCCAGGCGGTTCCGGCCATCCTTGACGCGGCGAAAACGGGGAACGTTGTCGTGCATAACCATCCCTCAGGCAACCTCGAACCTTCACCTCAGGACGTGGCAGTCGCTTCGGCTTTCGGAAACAAGGGCGTCGGTTTCTACATAGTGGACAGCGAGGTCGAGAAGGTGTACGTAGTTGTTGAGCCTTTTGTTCCGGGGGAAACGGTACGTGTTGACAATGAATCCGCGAGGGAATATCTTCTGCCTGCAGGTCCCGTGTCCCGTGTCTTGGGAGAGAAATACGAGCACAGGGATGAGCAACTGGAAGTCCTCTCAAACGTGATTGACGCATTCAATGACGAACACCTTTCAATGATAGAGGCCGGCACGGGCACCGGAAAAACTCTTTCCTACCTCATACCTTCCATTCTCTGGTCAATTAGCAACAGTGAGAGGGTTCTGGTCTCAACAAACACCATCAATCTTCAGGAACAGTTGATAAACAAAGACCTTCCCCTTCTTCGGGATCTTTTCCCGAGGAAGTTTGATTACGCTCTTGTTAAGGGAATGAGAAACTACTTCTGTCTTCTCCGCGGCGAAGCCGTTGGGCAGGATCTTTTCGATTTTATAGACGACGGGGAAAGAGGTTCCATGAAGGATGTGCTTGAGTGGGCCAAGACCACCTCGGACGGCTCACTTTCCGATCTTGCGTTTACACCCCCTGACGATGTGTGGGACAGGGTGTCTGCGGAAAGCGAAAGCTGCCCGGGGACCAAGTGTCCCCACTATTCAAGCTGCTTTTTCTTCAAGTCGCGGAGGGAGCTCTCGAGGGCTTCGGTGCTTGTTGCCAACCACCACATGCTTTTCTCTGATATTGCGATAAAAGGGACTGCGGGACCCGATTCGGATTTCGGGATAATTCCCCGCTACGCGAAGGTCGTTTTTGACGAGGCGCACAATATCGCCGAGGCGGCCACTTCGCATTTCAGTTTGAAACTTAGCAAGCACGGGATTGCGAAGACGCTTTCAAAGCTTCGTTCTCGGAAAAACAGGGACAAGGGACTTGTATCCTACATCTCGCACCTTGCGCAGAAAGAAAAAGACTCCACCCTCAGGGAGGTTTTCGAGCGCTCGGGCGGCGGGCTTGCGAGGGCCGTTGAGCGCATAGAGGCCGTAAGCGAAGAGGTCTTTAATTCGCTTTACGGTTTTGGGGTGGAGCTATCGGGTGAGACAGCGATAAGCCTGAGGCTCACAGAAGAGGTTATGCGGCACGAGAAATGGCCTGCCGTTGAGGAGCGTTTCGGGGCGCTTGAAAAATCCCTTTTTTCGCTTGAAAACGAGATTGCCCACCTGCTGAGAGTAGTCGAGGGCTCACCGCACGCGGATTCCCACATAAAACTCACCGCTGAGCTCGGAGGCATCGCTAAGAGATCCCTTGCTTTCCGCGAAGCCATAGGAAGGTTCTTTGGCGAGCAGGACGAGAGCTATATAAGATGGTTTGAAGGGAACCGCAGAAGGGCGGCGATTTTCTGCTCCATCAACCTCTCCCCGCTCGATGTATCCAAGGAGCTTTCGGAAAAGCTCTACTCGAAGACCAAAACCGTCGTTATGACTTCTGCGTCGCTTGCCGTGGATAAGAATTTCGATTTTCAGAGGAAAAACATCGGACTTTCGGATAATGAAAGATTCAGGGGGCTTATTGTTGATTCACCGTTTGATTTCCGAACGCAGTCCCTGCTGCTGGTCCCGTCGGATATGCCCGAGCCCGGACGCGAGGACTATGAAGATTCCCTTGCGCAGATACTCTCAGGCTCGATCTCCGTAACGAACGGAAACGCCCTGGTACTTTTCACCTCTTATTCCTCGCTTAACAGGGTTTATGAAAAGACGGGAAAAATTCTTGAGAGCATCGGGACCGTTCCGGTCAGTCTTTTCAAGCAGGGGGAAATGCCTAGGGGCCTGCTGCTTGAAAAATTCAAAACGCTTGGGAACTCGGTGCTTTTCGCGACCGACAGCTTCTGGGAAGGAGTAGACATTCCCGGGGATTCTCTAAAGATGGTCGTTATATGCAGACTTCCCTTCAAGGTTCCCACGGATCCGGTTACGGAGGCGAAAATCGAGTACATGGAAAAACAGGATATGGATTCGTTCCGCGAATACATACTTCCCCATGCGGTACTCAGGTTCAAACAGGGCTTCGGGAGACTCATACGCACCAAGACGGACCGTGGTGTTGTTATGGTTCTTGACAGGCGCATCGTGTCGAAATACTACGGGAAATTCTTTATCAACTCCGTTGCGGGCAGCGGCTTTTTCTGCGCGAAGACGGAACAGATACTCGGACGGATGCGGGATTTTTTCTCTGAGGAGCGAGAGCACTGA